In Streptococcus dysgalactiae subsp. dysgalactiae, the following are encoded in one genomic region:
- a CDS encoding oligosaccharide flippase family protein, with protein sequence MRLNSEKQPQPLKQASLLIVVSGLVSKILAATYRIPYQNLVGDRGFYAYQQIYPFLAIISALSLSALPNLIASMAQKKDEDQLTVFMTLQFVMSFGCFLILFLRYQQLAEWMGAPKLGTAISLTSIALLMTPFISFYRGLAQADLNMTPTAISQMLEQIIRVIIIVASAVCYLVFDWTIYTTANVAASGNTIASFTVLGYLAKKSSFSIKPYVRKFSLPLRAYHQLGLSSLVFILFSIYLLLFQLVDALFIKNSLVSAGYSNQLAEMTKGIFDRGQPLVQFGLIFSTAFFTSYLPKLTHLHQQKQQMYDQLSQDFLAFIFYFNVTLTAGFISILHLMNRVLFEDNKGWKALVYYIITINLISLIQFFYQKCFIENRVRHSLMMLLVGLSCKLGLTPVLTYHYGILGSSLSTVIPLGLVFICYAYTIPMSWNCAKNGKFWLTLTLMIGFVLTCQVMLPIEGRLGGFISIVLSSAVGVISFIMICWRYKVFDEKIWSFLPFKK encoded by the coding sequence GTGAGATTAAATTCAGAAAAACAGCCTCAACCTCTTAAGCAAGCAAGTCTTTTGATAGTGGTTAGTGGCTTAGTATCAAAAATTTTAGCTGCTACCTACCGTATTCCTTACCAAAATCTGGTGGGAGACAGAGGTTTTTATGCTTATCAGCAAATATATCCTTTTTTGGCCATTATTTCGGCCCTTAGCTTGAGTGCTTTGCCTAATCTTATCGCCAGTATGGCACAAAAGAAAGATGAAGATCAACTCACGGTTTTTATGACTTTGCAGTTTGTGATGAGTTTTGGGTGTTTCCTCATTCTTTTTCTGAGGTATCAGCAACTTGCTGAATGGATGGGAGCACCAAAATTAGGAACAGCTATTTCTTTGACGAGTATTGCTCTATTAATGACTCCTTTTATCTCTTTTTATCGAGGGTTAGCACAAGCAGATCTAAATATGACACCAACTGCTATTAGTCAAATGCTTGAGCAAATTATTAGGGTAATCATTATTGTGGCATCGGCTGTTTGCTATCTTGTTTTTGATTGGACTATTTATACAACTGCTAACGTTGCTGCGAGTGGAAATACGATCGCTAGCTTTACTGTTCTAGGGTATTTAGCAAAAAAGAGCTCTTTTTCAATTAAACCATACGTGAGAAAGTTTTCCTTGCCTTTAAGAGCATATCATCAGCTAGGTTTATCTAGTTTGGTCTTTATTCTTTTTTCCATCTACTTATTGCTATTTCAATTAGTGGATGCCCTTTTTATTAAAAATAGTCTCGTTTCTGCGGGGTATTCTAACCAATTAGCTGAAATGACTAAGGGTATTTTTGATAGAGGGCAGCCACTTGTTCAATTTGGATTGATTTTTTCAACGGCTTTTTTCACAAGTTATTTGCCCAAATTAACTCATCTCCATCAGCAAAAACAGCAGATGTATGATCAACTAAGTCAAGATTTTCTAGCTTTTATCTTTTACTTTAACGTAACGTTAACGGCTGGCTTTATAAGCATTTTACATCTCATGAACCGTGTTTTATTTGAAGATAATAAGGGTTGGAAGGCACTAGTTTACTATATTATTACGATTAATCTTATAAGTTTGATTCAATTTTTTTATCAAAAATGTTTTATTGAAAATCGCGTGCGCCACTCCCTGATGATGTTATTAGTTGGCTTGTCTTGCAAATTAGGTTTAACGCCTGTGTTAACTTATCATTATGGAATTTTAGGAAGTTCTCTGTCCACGGTAATTCCTTTAGGATTGGTGTTTATTTGTTATGCCTATACAATACCAATGAGTTGGAATTGTGCTAAAAATGGTAAATTTTGGCTCACATTAACATTAATGATTGGTTTCGTGTTGACATGTCAGGTCATGCTTCCTATAGAGGGAAGGTTAGGTGGTTTTATCAGTATTGTTCTGTCATCAGCTGTTGGCGTCATCAGTTTTATAATGATTTGCTGGCGATACAAAGTATTCGATGAGAAAATATGGTCTTTTCTACCATTTAAGAAATAA
- a CDS encoding RNA-binding S4 domain-containing protein: protein MRLDKFLKVSRIIKRRPVAKEVADKGRIKVNGVLAKSSTDLKLNDHIEIRFGNKLLTVRVLEMKDSTKKEDALSMYEIISETRIEANEEA from the coding sequence ATGAGATTAGATAAATTTTTAAAAGTATCACGTATTATTAAACGTCGTCCTGTTGCTAAAGAAGTTGCTGATAAAGGACGGATTAAAGTTAATGGAGTTCTTGCTAAAAGTTCAACTGATTTAAAACTCAATGATCACATTGAAATCCGATTTGGAAATAAACTCTTAACCGTAAGAGTACTTGAGATGAAAGACAGCACCAAAAAAGAAGACGCTCTCAGTATGTATGAGATCATCAGTGAAACAAGGATAGAAGCTAATGAAGAAGCCTAG
- a CDS encoding FtsB family cell division protein, translating to MKKPSIVQLNNHYINEENLKKRFEEEEIQKRNRFMGWILVSMMFLFILPTYNLVKSYVDFEKQNQQVIKLQKEYEALEKNTKSEKKLAEQLKNDDFVKKYARAKYYLSREGEVIYPVPGLLPK from the coding sequence ATGAAGAAGCCTAGCATTGTTCAACTAAATAATCACTATATTAACGAGGAAAACCTAAAAAAACGGTTCGAAGAAGAAGAAATTCAAAAGCGCAATCGTTTTATGGGGTGGATTCTTGTGAGTATGATGTTTTTATTTATTTTGCCAACTTATAATCTTGTCAAAAGCTATGTAGATTTTGAAAAACAAAATCAGCAAGTGATTAAATTACAAAAAGAATATGAAGCATTGGAAAAGAATACAAAGAGTGAAAAAAAATTAGCTGAGCAACTTAAAAATGACGATTTTGTTAAAAAGTATGCTAGAGCTAAGTATTACCTATCACGAGAAGGGGAAGTTATTTACCCCGTGCCAGGGTTATTACCGAAATAA
- a CDS encoding SP_0009 family protein produces MMNDIITKIETFLAYSDEKLAELEKENQRLKEDNPYTEAD; encoded by the coding sequence ATGATGAATGATATTATTACCAAAATAGAAACATTTCTTGCTTACTCTGATGAGAAATTAGCAGAATTGGAAAAAGAAAATCAACGTCTTAAAGAAGACAATCCATATACAGAAGCAGATTAG
- a CDS encoding serine hydrolase codes for MKKLLAAMLMTFFLTPLTVISTEKTGQFSKATIYQLRQDIVQSTSYYNQLPVNPNLYQETPTYKNAELTLPATTLGPNHKLDINSLVINEQAKPIFELADGTYLEANREVVYEDIVLSQVDADLFFWTQKHVTLYPEPYVLGTKAIPSPFTFAQKVHASQMAQTKHGVYYLIDQKGWVSQEDLSRFDNRMQKVQEMLLQKYNNVNYSIFVKELDTQASAGINADKEMYAASIAKLAPLYSVQKQLQEKKVTENKLLRYIDDVNHFYGDYDPSGSGKISKKADKEDYKVSTLLKAVAQNSDNVATNILGYYLCHQYDQAFQTEIKSLAGSDWDMEKRFLSSRAAANVMEAIYYQKGHIISYLSDTDFDQQRISKNITVPVAHKIGDAYDYKHDVAIIYADTPFVLSIFTDKATYDDITAIADDVYAILK; via the coding sequence ATGAAAAAATTATTAGCAGCTATGTTAATGACCTTTTTCTTGACTCCTTTGACCGTTATTAGCACAGAAAAAACAGGACAATTTTCTAAAGCAACTATTTACCAATTGCGTCAAGATATTGTTCAATCAACCAGCTACTATAATCAGCTTCCTGTTAATCCTAACCTTTATCAAGAAACACCAACTTATAAAAACGCTGAGCTAACTTTACCAGCGACAACCCTAGGACCTAATCATAAGTTAGATATCAACTCTCTTGTGATAAATGAACAAGCAAAACCAATTTTTGAACTTGCAGATGGTACTTACCTTGAAGCGAATCGCGAAGTAGTTTATGAGGATATAGTTCTGAGTCAAGTAGACGCCGATCTCTTTTTTTGGACACAAAAACACGTGACTCTCTACCCTGAACCCTACGTGTTAGGCACTAAGGCAATTCCATCTCCATTTACCTTTGCCCAAAAAGTTCATGCTAGTCAAATGGCACAAACCAAACATGGAGTTTATTACCTAATTGATCAGAAAGGTTGGGTATCACAAGAGGATCTATCTCGTTTTGATAATCGCATGCAAAAGGTCCAAGAGATGCTGTTACAAAAATACAATAATGTAAATTATTCTATCTTTGTTAAAGAACTTGATACGCAGGCAAGTGCTGGAATTAATGCAGATAAAGAAATGTATGCAGCTAGTATTGCAAAGTTAGCCCCTCTTTACAGTGTTCAAAAGCAACTTCAAGAAAAGAAAGTGACAGAAAACAAACTTCTCAGATATATCGATGATGTGAATCATTTTTATGGGGATTACGATCCATCTGGAAGTGGTAAAATTAGTAAGAAAGCTGATAAAGAAGACTATAAAGTTAGTACCTTATTGAAAGCTGTTGCTCAAAATTCAGATAATGTTGCCACCAATATTTTAGGATATTATTTATGCCATCAGTATGACCAAGCTTTTCAAACAGAAATAAAATCCTTGGCAGGAAGTGATTGGGATATGGAAAAACGATTCTTATCTTCTCGTGCAGCAGCTAATGTGATGGAAGCTATTTACTATCAAAAGGGACACATTATTTCTTATCTTTCCGATACTGACTTTGATCAACAACGCATTTCAAAAAATATTACTGTTCCTGTGGCCCACAAAATTGGTGATGCCTATGATTACAAGCATGATGTTGCCATCATTTATGCTGATACTCCTTTTGTCTTATCTATCTTTACAGATAAAGCAACCTATGATGACATCACAGCTATTGCAGATGATGTTTATGCTATTTTAAAATGA
- the tilS gene encoding tRNA lysidine(34) synthetase TilS: MTTYQEIYNEIKKQAYFDNHRRVLIAVSGGVDSMNLLHFLHLFQENLQISIGIAHINHKQRIESEIEEDYLRQWANNHSVPIYISHFEGTFSEKAARDWRYHFCRKIMQNEQYSALVTAHHLDDQAETILMRLIRGSRLRHLSGIKPVQPFGNGQLIRPFLPFSKDDLPNIFHFEDTSNEETTVFRNRVRNQYLPLLEKENPQLVQSLNQLAIENQLLFQAFTELTTKITITHLAEFRAQTASVQYFLLQDYLENFPDLQLKKSQFNQLLHLLQKAKQGNYPLKNGYYLLINQSSFNITKIIPETEFLNDQKVIKYGNAIWYCNHHFLFTTEDLAHKDPKSIPMHSLSPIILRHRQAGDRLSFGNFSKKLRRLFIDDKLSIAERQNAIVGEQDGEVIFVLAGDKTYLRKACKHDIMLAKLYIDKLEKR, translated from the coding sequence ATGACAACATATCAAGAAATTTATAACGAGATAAAAAAACAAGCCTATTTCGACAATCATCGGCGTGTTTTAATAGCTGTATCTGGTGGAGTAGATTCAATGAATTTGCTGCACTTTTTGCATTTATTTCAAGAAAATTTACAAATCAGTATTGGGATTGCTCACATCAATCATAAGCAGAGAATTGAGTCGGAAATAGAAGAAGACTATTTACGGCAGTGGGCAAACAATCATAGTGTTCCTATTTACATTTCCCATTTTGAAGGAACTTTTTCTGAAAAAGCTGCGCGGGATTGGCGTTATCATTTTTGTCGAAAAATCATGCAAAATGAACAGTATTCTGCTCTAGTGACAGCACACCATCTAGATGATCAAGCAGAAACAATTCTAATGCGACTTATAAGAGGAAGTAGATTAAGGCACTTATCAGGTATAAAACCTGTTCAACCATTTGGAAATGGGCAACTGATACGACCATTTTTACCTTTTTCAAAAGATGACTTGCCTAATATTTTTCATTTCGAAGATACTTCAAATGAAGAAACAACTGTTTTTAGGAACCGAGTGAGAAATCAGTACTTACCTTTACTGGAGAAAGAAAACCCGCAACTTGTACAAAGCCTTAATCAATTAGCGATAGAAAATCAACTACTTTTTCAAGCGTTTACAGAGTTGACAACAAAAATAACAATCACTCATTTGGCAGAGTTTAGAGCACAAACTGCTTCGGTGCAGTATTTTTTATTACAAGATTATTTGGAAAACTTTCCAGATTTACAGTTGAAAAAATCTCAATTTAACCAACTATTACACTTACTTCAAAAAGCAAAGCAAGGAAATTATCCCTTAAAAAATGGCTACTATCTTTTGATAAATCAGTCATCATTCAACATCACGAAAATCATTCCTGAGACTGAGTTTCTCAACGATCAAAAAGTGATAAAATACGGTAACGCTATCTGGTACTGTAACCATCATTTTTTATTCACGACAGAAGATTTGGCACATAAGGACCCAAAAAGTATTCCCATGCATAGTTTGTCACCCATTATCCTACGACATCGTCAAGCGGGTGACCGTCTTTCTTTTGGCAATTTCTCAAAAAAACTAAGACGACTTTTTATAGATGATAAACTGAGCATAGCTGAGCGGCAAAATGCTATTGTAGGAGAACAAGATGGAGAAGTTATTTTTGTATTAGCCGGTGATAAAACTTATTTGAGAAAAGCTTGTAAACATGATATAATGTTGGCTAAACTGTATATTGATAAATTAGAAAAAAGGTGA
- the hpt gene encoding hypoxanthine phosphoribosyltransferase has protein sequence MLEQDIQKILYSEEQIIQKTKELGEQLTKDYQGKNPLMVGVLKGSVPFMAELMKHIDTHVEIDFMVVSSYHGGTSSSGEVKILKDVDTNIEGRDIIFIEDIIDTGRTLKYLRDMFKYRKANTIKIATLFDKPEGRVVDIEADYICYNVPNEFIVGFGLDYAENYRNLPYVGVLKEEVYSK, from the coding sequence ATGCTTGAGCAAGATATTCAAAAAATTCTTTACTCTGAAGAACAAATTATCCAAAAAACAAAAGAACTTGGCGAACAACTTACAAAAGATTACCAAGGTAAAAATCCTTTGATGGTCGGTGTCTTAAAAGGGTCCGTTCCTTTTATGGCTGAATTAATGAAACATATTGATACTCATGTCGAAATTGATTTTATGGTAGTTTCAAGTTACCATGGTGGCACCTCTAGTAGTGGCGAAGTGAAAATCTTAAAAGATGTGGATACCAATATTGAAGGAAGAGACATTATCTTTATCGAAGATATTATCGATACTGGTCGTACTCTAAAATATTTACGCGATATGTTTAAATATCGTAAAGCCAATACGATTAAAATTGCAACACTCTTTGATAAACCAGAAGGACGTGTTGTTGACATTGAAGCAGACTATATTTGTTATAATGTCCCAAATGAATTTATTGTTGGTTTTGGCTTAGACTATGCTGAAAATTATCGTAACCTTCCTTATGTAGGTGTGTTAAAAGAAGAAGTCTATTCAAAATAG
- the ftsH gene encoding ATP-dependent zinc metalloprotease FtsH, with protein sequence MKNNKNNGFVKNSFIYILMIIVVITGFQFYLKGTSTQSQQISYSKLIKHLKAGDIKSLSYQPSGSIIEVKGKYEKAQKVSIDPGLSFLGGDASAQVTEFSSLVLPNDSILKEMTSAADKNGTEITVKQESSSGTWITFLMSFLPIVIFAAFMMMMMNQGGGGARGAMSFGKNKAKSQSKGDVKVRFTDVAGAEEEKQELVEVVDFLKNPKKYKALGARIPAGVLLEGPPGTGKTLLAKAVAGEAGVPFFSISGSDFVEMFVGVGASRVRSLFEDAKKAERAIIFIDEIDAVGRRRGAGMGGGNDEREQTLNQLLIEMDGFEGNENIIVIAATNRSDVLDPALLRPGRFDRKVLVGRPDVKGREAILRVHAKNKPLADDVNLKVVAQQTPGFVGADLENVLNEAALVAARRNKVKIDASDIDEAEDRVIAGPSKKDRTISQREREMVAYHEAGHTIVGLVLSNARVVHKVTIVPRGRAGGYMIALPKEDQMLLSKDDLKEQLAGLMGGRVAEEIIFNAQTTGASNDFEQATQMARAMVTEYGMSDKLGPVQYEGNHAMMPGQLSPEKSYSAQTSQMIDDEVRELLNQARNQAADIIKENRETHKLIAEALLKYETLDAAQIKSIYETGKMPNNPEDDDKEVHALSYDEIKDKMTESETKSAD encoded by the coding sequence ATGAAAAATAATAAAAATAATGGTTTTGTCAAAAACTCCTTTATCTATATTTTAATGATTATTGTTGTTATCACAGGATTTCAATTTTATCTTAAAGGAACAAGCACACAAAGCCAACAGATTAGTTATTCAAAATTAATCAAACATCTTAAAGCTGGTGATATCAAATCTCTAAGCTACCAACCTAGTGGCAGCATTATCGAAGTAAAAGGAAAATATGAGAAAGCTCAAAAAGTTTCTATCGACCCAGGTCTCTCTTTTTTAGGGGGCGATGCGTCAGCTCAAGTGACAGAGTTTTCGTCTTTGGTTCTCCCAAATGATTCCATTTTAAAAGAAATGACTTCGGCTGCTGATAAAAACGGAACAGAAATCACAGTCAAACAAGAAAGTTCAAGTGGGACTTGGATTACCTTTTTGATGAGTTTTCTCCCAATTGTTATCTTTGCCGCTTTCATGATGATGATGATGAACCAAGGTGGTGGCGGAGCTCGTGGAGCCATGAGTTTTGGTAAAAACAAAGCTAAATCTCAATCAAAAGGTGATGTCAAAGTAAGATTTACAGACGTTGCAGGTGCTGAAGAGGAAAAACAAGAGTTAGTGGAAGTTGTTGACTTCTTGAAAAATCCTAAGAAGTATAAAGCATTGGGAGCGCGTATTCCGGCAGGTGTCCTCTTAGAGGGCCCTCCAGGGACAGGTAAGACTTTACTCGCTAAAGCAGTTGCTGGTGAAGCGGGAGTTCCGTTCTTTAGCATTTCAGGTTCAGACTTTGTTGAAATGTTCGTTGGTGTCGGAGCTAGCCGTGTGCGTTCTTTGTTTGAAGATGCTAAAAAAGCTGAACGTGCTATTATCTTTATCGATGAAATTGATGCTGTTGGTCGTCGCCGTGGCGCTGGTATGGGCGGTGGTAACGATGAGAGAGAACAAACCCTCAATCAATTACTGATTGAAATGGACGGTTTTGAGGGTAATGAAAACATTATTGTTATTGCCGCAACAAACCGTAGTGATGTTTTAGATCCTGCTTTGTTAAGGCCAGGACGATTTGACCGTAAAGTATTAGTTGGTAGACCTGATGTAAAAGGTCGTGAAGCTATTTTACGCGTTCATGCTAAAAATAAACCTCTTGCAGATGATGTTAATTTAAAAGTGGTTGCTCAGCAAACACCAGGATTCGTTGGTGCTGATCTTGAAAATGTATTGAATGAGGCTGCTCTTGTAGCTGCTCGTCGAAACAAAGTGAAGATTGATGCCAGCGATATTGATGAAGCAGAAGACCGCGTTATTGCTGGGCCTTCTAAGAAAGACCGCACGATTTCACAAAGAGAAAGAGAAATGGTGGCTTACCATGAAGCTGGGCATACTATCGTTGGTTTAGTACTATCTAATGCGCGTGTAGTCCATAAAGTAACCATTGTTCCTCGTGGACGAGCTGGTGGTTACATGATTGCCCTTCCTAAAGAAGATCAAATGCTCTTATCAAAAGATGATTTAAAAGAGCAATTAGCTGGTCTTATGGGTGGTCGTGTCGCTGAAGAAATTATTTTTAATGCGCAGACAACAGGTGCTTCAAATGACTTTGAACAAGCTACTCAAATGGCAAGAGCGATGGTTACAGAGTATGGAATGAGTGACAAACTTGGCCCGGTTCAATATGAGGGTAACCATGCTATGATGCCAGGTCAGTTGTCTCCTGAAAAATCTTACTCTGCTCAAACATCACAAATGATTGATGATGAAGTACGTGAACTCTTAAATCAAGCGCGTAATCAAGCAGCAGACATCATTAAAGAAAATCGTGAAACTCACAAATTGATTGCAGAAGCCCTCCTTAAATATGAAACTTTGGATGCTGCACAAATTAAATCCATTTATGAAACTGGTAAAATGCCAAATAATCCAGAGGATGATGATAAAGAAGTTCATGCTTTATCTTATGATGAAATCAAAGATAAGATGACAGAATCAGAAACAAAATCTGCTGATTAA
- a CDS encoding ISAs1-like element IS1548 family transposase produces MIDFIISIDDCAVELDSRQSWKIRYPLLTILFLVFVCQLAGIETWKEMEDFIEMNEPLFATYVDLSEGCPSHDTLERVISLVNSDRLKELKVQFEQSLTSLDAVHQLISVDGKTIRGNRGKNQKPVHIVTAYDGGHHLSLGQVAVEEKSNEIVAIPQLLRTIDIRKSIVTIDAMGTQTAIVDTIIKGKADYCLAVKGNQETLYDDIALYFSDVNLLEELQENGQYYQTVEKSRGQIEVREYWVSSDIKWLCQNHPKWHKLRGIGMTRHTIDKDDQLSQEKRYFIFSFKPDVLTFANCVRGHWQIESMHWLLDVVYHEDHHQTLDKRAAFNLNLIRKMCLYFLKVMVFPKKDLSYRRKQRYISVHLEDYLVQLFGERG; encoded by the coding sequence ATGATTGATTTTATTATTTCTATTGATGATTGCGCAGTTGAATTGGATAGTCGTCAATCTTGGAAAATTCGCTACCCCTTATTAACCATTCTATTTCTTGTCTTCGTTTGTCAGTTAGCCGGCATTGAAACCTGGAAGGAGATGGAAGATTTTATTGAAATGAATGAACCATTGTTTGCGACCTACGTTGATTTGAGTGAAGGTTGTCCGTCTCATGATACCTTAGAGCGTGTGATTAGTCTTGTTAATTCAGACCGTTTAAAAGAGCTTAAAGTTCAATTTGAGCAATCATTGACAAGCTTAGATGCCGTTCATCAACTGATTTCAGTGGACGGTAAAACGATTCGAGGCAATCGAGGTAAAAATCAGAAGCCTGTTCATATTGTAACGGCTTATGATGGGGGTCATCATCTTAGTTTGGGACAGGTAGCGGTTGAGGAGAAAAGTAATGAAATTGTTGCCATTCCTCAGTTATTGCGGACGATTGATATCCGTAAAAGCATTGTAACGATAGACGCAATGGGCACGCAGACGGCTATCGTTGATACGATCATTAAAGGTAAAGCAGACTATTGCTTAGCCGTCAAAGGAAATCAAGAAACACTTTATGATGATATTGCTCTTTATTTTAGTGATGTCAACTTATTGGAAGAACTCCAAGAAAATGGACAGTATTATCAGACTGTTGAAAAATCTAGGGGACAGATTGAAGTTAGAGAATACTGGGTGTCTTCCGATATCAAATGGTTGTGTCAAAACCATCCCAAATGGCATAAGTTACGTGGTATTGGGATGACTCGTCACACGATTGATAAGGATGATCAGCTGAGTCAAGAGAAACGTTATTTTATCTTTAGCTTTAAGCCGGATGTCCTCACATTTGCCAATTGTGTACGAGGTCATTGGCAGATAGAGAGTATGCACTGGTTATTGGACGTTGTTTATCATGAAGATCATCATCAGACATTGGATAAAAGAGCCGCATTTAACCTAAATCTTATCCGAAAAATGTGCTTATATTTTCTCAAAGTGATGGTATTTCCTAAAAAAGACCTCAGTTATCGTCGCAAACAACGGTATATTTCTGTCCATTTGGAAGATTATTTAGTCCAATTATTTGGAGAAAGAGGCTAA
- a CDS encoding APC family permease, translating to MTIFRKKQKHANRTEMHRHLKVTDLVFLGLGSMVGTGIFTITGIGAANYAGPALTISIVISAIAIGILALFYAEFASRIPSNGGAYSYVYATLGEFPAWIVGWYIIMEFLTAVSSVAVGWGSYLKGLLANYGIALPTPLNGTFDPKNGTYIDLLPVLVMIFVTGIVLMNSKAALRFNSFLVLLKFSALALFIIVGLFFINGENWSNFAPYGLGQIYGGQSGIFSGASVMFFAFLGFESISMTVDEVKEPQKTIPKGIVLSLTIVTVLYIVVTMILTGIVHYTLLNVPDAVAFALRSIGLYWAADYVSIVAILTLITVCISMTYALARTVYSISRDGLLPKSLYSLTEKSKVPKNATILVGVLAMICAGLFPLASLAEFVNICTLAYLVIMSIAIIRLRKIEGKPKAGEFKTPLMPFLPLLAIVICASFMSQYMAFTWIAFTLTTVVGTFVYIFYGYKHSKENS from the coding sequence ATGACTATTTTTCGAAAAAAACAGAAACATGCTAATAGAACCGAGATGCATAGACACCTTAAAGTAACTGATTTAGTCTTTTTAGGTCTAGGTTCAATGGTTGGTACAGGGATTTTTACCATTACAGGTATTGGTGCTGCTAATTATGCAGGGCCAGCTTTGACAATTTCGATTGTTATTTCAGCAATTGCAATCGGTATTCTAGCTTTATTTTATGCAGAATTTGCATCACGAATTCCGTCAAATGGCGGAGCTTATAGTTATGTTTATGCAACTTTAGGGGAATTTCCTGCTTGGATTGTAGGCTGGTACATTATTATGGAATTCCTAACGGCCGTATCCAGTGTTGCAGTTGGATGGGGAAGCTATTTAAAAGGTTTACTAGCTAACTATGGAATAGCTTTACCAACTCCTCTAAATGGAACATTTGATCCTAAAAATGGGACATATATAGACCTTCTTCCTGTATTGGTAATGATTTTTGTAACAGGCATTGTTTTAATGAACTCCAAAGCAGCGTTAAGATTCAATAGCTTTTTAGTGCTATTGAAATTTTCAGCTCTTGCTTTATTTATTATTGTAGGCCTCTTCTTTATAAATGGTGAAAATTGGAGCAACTTTGCTCCATATGGCTTAGGTCAAATTTACGGAGGTCAATCAGGTATATTTTCAGGAGCTTCTGTCATGTTCTTTGCTTTCCTGGGGTTTGAATCTATTTCAATGACAGTTGATGAAGTGAAAGAACCACAAAAAACAATCCCAAAAGGAATTGTTTTATCCTTGACTATTGTTACAGTATTGTATATTGTTGTCACAATGATTCTGACTGGTATTGTCCATTATACCCTATTAAATGTACCGGATGCTGTCGCTTTTGCTTTACGTAGTATCGGCCTTTATTGGGCGGCAGATTATGTTTCTATTGTTGCCATTTTAACGCTTATTACGGTATGTATTTCGATGACCTATGCCTTAGCTAGAACGGTTTATAGTATAAGTAGAGATGGATTGCTACCAAAATCTCTTTATTCCCTTACTGAAAAAAGTAAGGTTCCTAAAAATGCGACTATCTTAGTGGGAGTACTTGCGATGATTTGTGCTGGTTTATTTCCATTAGCGAGTCTCGCAGAATTTGTTAACATTTGTACCCTAGCATATTTGGTAATAATGTCGATAGCAATTATTAGACTTAGGAAAATTGAAGGAAAACCCAAAGCTGGAGAATTCAAAACGCCATTAATGCCATTTTTACCTCTATTAGCCATTGTCATTTGTGCTTCCTTTATGAGTCAATATATGGCTTTTACTTGGATTGCTTTTACGTTAACGACAGTAGTAGGAACGTTTGTTTATATTTTTTATGGCTATAAACATTCCAAAGAAAATAGTTAA